The Mycolicibacterium boenickei genome has a segment encoding these proteins:
- a CDS encoding ABC transporter permease, giving the protein MTTVQTAPASALNSDPNPVERQDYPHLEHRSGTQRRRRLGPGRAIPASLAIGPLLLVAIWIITSQLGILDPRTLPHPLDIVRTIGEMWSDGRLPTNILASLKLASISLAIGVALGLVLALISGLSRIGEAIVDGPIQVKRAVPTLAIIPLAIIWFGIGDTMKIIIIATSVLIPVYINTTAQLKGVDLRHVELAETVGLSRSQFIRKVAIPGALPGFFTGLRLAVTISWTALVVVEQVNATSGIGYLMTQARLYGQLDIVVVGLLVYAVFGLTGDYVVRAVERRALSWRRALGT; this is encoded by the coding sequence GTGACCACCGTCCAGACGGCCCCGGCGTCGGCACTGAATTCGGACCCGAATCCGGTTGAACGCCAGGACTATCCGCACCTGGAACACCGGTCGGGGACGCAGCGTCGCCGACGGCTGGGGCCGGGACGGGCCATCCCGGCGTCGTTGGCCATCGGACCGCTCCTACTGGTCGCCATCTGGATCATCACCTCGCAACTGGGCATCCTCGATCCGCGGACCCTGCCGCACCCGCTGGACATCGTGCGCACGATCGGCGAGATGTGGTCGGACGGCCGGTTGCCGACGAACATCCTCGCCTCGCTCAAGCTGGCATCGATCTCGTTGGCCATCGGCGTGGCACTGGGTCTGGTGCTCGCGTTGATCTCGGGGTTGAGCCGGATCGGCGAGGCCATCGTCGATGGGCCGATCCAGGTCAAGCGCGCGGTGCCGACGCTGGCCATCATCCCGCTGGCGATCATCTGGTTCGGCATCGGCGACACCATGAAGATCATCATCATCGCGACCAGCGTGCTGATTCCCGTCTATATCAACACCACCGCACAGCTCAAGGGTGTCGACCTGCGCCACGTCGAACTTGCTGAAACCGTTGGGCTTTCCCGCAGCCAGTTCATCCGCAAGGTGGCCATTCCCGGCGCCCTGCCCGGATTCTTCACCGGGCTGCGGCTCGCGGTCACCATCTCCTGGACCGCCCTGGTGGTCGTCGAACAGGTCAACGCCACCAGTGGGATCGGCTATCTCATGACCCAGGCCCGCCTGTACGGGCAGCTGGACATCGTGGTGGTGGGCCTGCTGGTATACGCGGTGTTCGGACTCACCGGGGATTACGTCGTCCGCGCCGTCGAGAGGAGAGCGCTGTCGTGGCGACGCGCACTGGGAACCTGA
- a CDS encoding tyrosine-type recombinase/integrase: MSSTQRKRSRRSWGKIRVLPSGRYQASYVGKDLARHVARTTFTAKMDAEYWLGDERRLIERGEWTPPAQREAESRARIITLDEYAETWIEQRPLKPRTRKMYKDMMRLHISDTLGAVGIGALTGQAVRAWYAKLDPKRARSNSHAYALLHAICGTAVKDGLLQANPCHIERAMNPPRKREPVILTVAELAAVADKIRPARLKALVLLSAWCGLRWGEVSELRRKDFDADCEVVFIGRAVTHRSGECNVDTPKSGKARAVVIPPHIRDDIRHHLDTRTGSGPEALLFPAERGGCHLNDRVFRKYLDPALAAVGREDARVHDMRHFAGTQVARVGNLVETMHRLGHSTVKASLLYQQVVSGRDAEIAAALSALATGGLGTEAKAAAEANGQGHELAIG, encoded by the coding sequence ATGTCATCTACACAACGAAAAAGATCACGGCGAAGCTGGGGCAAGATTCGGGTGCTGCCGTCAGGCCGCTATCAAGCCTCGTATGTCGGCAAGGACCTGGCGCGCCACGTTGCGCGGACCACCTTCACGGCCAAGATGGACGCCGAGTATTGGCTCGGTGATGAGCGCCGACTCATCGAGCGCGGCGAGTGGACACCACCGGCGCAACGCGAGGCCGAGAGCCGAGCCAGAATCATCACGCTTGACGAGTACGCCGAGACGTGGATCGAGCAGCGACCGCTGAAACCGCGCACCCGAAAGATGTACAAAGACATGATGCGCCTACATATTTCGGACACACTCGGCGCGGTCGGCATCGGTGCGCTCACCGGTCAGGCGGTACGGGCTTGGTACGCCAAACTCGACCCTAAACGCGCTCGCAGCAACAGCCATGCCTACGCGCTGTTGCACGCAATCTGCGGAACAGCGGTCAAAGATGGTCTGCTGCAAGCGAATCCCTGCCATATTGAGCGGGCTATGAACCCTCCGCGCAAGCGCGAGCCAGTGATTCTGACCGTTGCCGAGCTGGCAGCGGTAGCGGACAAGATTCGACCGGCGCGGCTGAAAGCTCTGGTACTGCTCAGCGCATGGTGTGGCCTGCGCTGGGGTGAGGTCTCCGAGCTGCGCCGCAAAGACTTCGACGCCGATTGCGAAGTGGTGTTTATCGGTCGGGCAGTGACACACCGCAGTGGCGAGTGCAACGTGGACACACCGAAGTCGGGCAAGGCTCGTGCCGTCGTGATCCCGCCACACATTCGTGACGACATTCGGCATCATCTGGACACGCGCACCGGAAGTGGGCCAGAGGCGCTGTTGTTCCCCGCTGAGCGCGGGGGGTGCCATCTGAATGACCGGGTGTTTCGCAAGTACCTCGATCCGGCGCTGGCGGCTGTGGGCCGCGAGGATGCGCGGGTCCACGACATGCGCCACTTCGCCGGAACACAGGTGGCCCGCGTCGGCAATCTGGTGGAGACAATGCACCGGCTTGGCCATTCGACCGTGAAGGCGTCCCTGCTTTATCAGCAAGTGGTGTCGGGCCGAGATGCCGAGATTGCGGCCGCCCTCTCAGCTCTGGCCACGGGTGGCCTCGGTACCGAGGCCAAGGCGGCTGCCGAGGCCAACGGTCAGGGTCACGAGCTGGCCATTGGGTAG
- a CDS encoding YybH family protein produces MATDPMAAVRRYIDAFNRGDVDALAAACADPMQILDGMAPHVWQGPTATRDWWRDVLADGEHVGASGYHVTLGEPRHVDINGAYGYVVVPTTMTFDLKGQRIVQNGGVFTVALRNGDDGWRLTAWTWSKGVNNPE; encoded by the coding sequence ATGGCAACAGATCCGATGGCGGCCGTGCGTCGGTACATCGACGCGTTCAACCGGGGCGACGTCGATGCGCTGGCCGCCGCCTGCGCCGATCCGATGCAGATCCTGGACGGAATGGCGCCCCATGTGTGGCAGGGGCCGACCGCCACCCGGGACTGGTGGCGCGACGTGCTCGCCGACGGTGAGCACGTCGGTGCCTCCGGCTATCACGTCACCCTCGGTGAGCCGCGACATGTCGATATCAACGGGGCGTACGGCTACGTCGTGGTCCCGACGACGATGACGTTCGACCTCAAGGGGCAGCGGATCGTGCAGAACGGGGGAGTCTTCACGGTCGCGCTCCGCAACGGTGACGATGGCTGGCGGCTGACGGCGTGGACGTGGTCGAAAGGCGTCAACAACCCGGAATAA
- the argS gene encoding arginine--tRNA ligase gives MTPADLAELLKATAAAVLTEHDLDTAALPDTVTVERPRNLEHGDYATNLALQLGKKVGVNPRELAGWLATALAAADGIAAAEVAGPGFVNLRIEASAQGVIVTNVLTAGASYGNSTELAEKVNLEFVSANPTGPIHIGGTRWAAVGDALGRLLSTQGADVTREYYFNDHGAQIDRFARSLVAAAKGEPAPEDGYAGTYINDIAASVLAKRPDVMSLPADEQQETFREIGVDLMFTHIKESLHEFGTDFDVYTHEDSMHTSGRVDQAIAKLRETGNIYEKDGATWLRTTEFGDDKDRVVIKSDGNAAYIAGDLAYYLDKRQRGFDLCIYMLGADHHGYIARLKAAAAALGDNPDTVEVLIGQMVNLVRDGQPVRMSKRAGTVITLDDLVEAIGVDAARYSLIRSSVDTPIDIDLALWSSASNENPVYYVQYAHARLSALARNAADLGVTADTAHLDLLTHEKEGVLIRNLGEFPRVLKAAAALREPHRVCRYLEDLAGDYHRFYDACRVLPQGDESPGQLNSARLALCEATRQVIANGLAILGVTAPERM, from the coding sequence GTGACCCCCGCCGACCTTGCAGAGCTGCTCAAGGCTACTGCCGCCGCAGTGCTGACCGAACACGACCTGGACACCGCCGCGTTGCCCGACACCGTCACGGTCGAGCGCCCGCGCAACCTCGAGCACGGCGACTACGCGACCAACCTCGCGCTGCAGCTCGGTAAGAAGGTCGGCGTCAATCCGCGCGAGCTGGCCGGCTGGCTGGCCACCGCACTGGCCGCGGCCGACGGCATCGCCGCCGCCGAGGTCGCCGGGCCCGGCTTCGTCAACCTGCGCATCGAGGCGTCGGCGCAGGGCGTCATCGTCACCAACGTGCTGACCGCGGGCGCGAGCTACGGCAACTCGACCGAACTGGCCGAGAAGGTCAACCTCGAGTTCGTCTCGGCCAACCCGACCGGGCCGATCCACATCGGCGGGACCCGCTGGGCCGCGGTGGGCGACGCGCTGGGCCGGCTGCTGTCCACCCAGGGCGCCGACGTCACCCGCGAGTACTACTTCAACGACCACGGCGCCCAGATCGACCGGTTCGCCCGTTCGTTGGTCGCCGCGGCCAAGGGGGAGCCGGCTCCGGAGGACGGCTACGCCGGTACCTACATCAACGACATCGCCGCTTCGGTGCTGGCCAAGCGTCCCGATGTGATGAGCCTGCCCGCCGACGAGCAGCAGGAGACCTTCCGTGAGATCGGTGTGGACCTGATGTTCACCCACATCAAGGAATCGCTGCACGAGTTCGGCACCGACTTCGACGTGTACACCCACGAAGACTCGATGCACACCTCGGGCCGCGTCGACCAGGCCATCGCCAAGCTGCGCGAGACCGGCAACATCTACGAGAAGGACGGCGCAACCTGGTTGCGCACCACCGAATTCGGAGATGACAAGGACCGCGTCGTCATCAAGAGTGACGGCAACGCGGCGTACATCGCGGGCGATCTCGCGTACTACCTCGATAAGCGGCAGCGCGGATTCGACCTGTGCATCTACATGCTCGGCGCCGACCACCACGGCTACATCGCCCGGTTGAAGGCGGCGGCCGCGGCGCTCGGGGACAACCCCGACACCGTCGAGGTGCTGATCGGCCAGATGGTCAACCTGGTCCGCGACGGCCAGCCCGTGCGGATGAGCAAGCGTGCCGGCACCGTCATCACCCTCGACGATCTGGTCGAGGCCATCGGTGTCGACGCCGCGCGGTACTCGCTCATCCGGTCCTCCGTGGACACCCCGATCGACATCGATCTGGCGCTGTGGTCCAGCGCGTCCAACGAAAACCCGGTCTACTACGTGCAATACGCGCACGCCCGGTTGTCTGCGCTGGCCCGTAATGCCGCCGACCTCGGCGTCACCGCCGACACGGCTCACCTGGATCTGCTGACCCATGAAAAGGAAGGCGTCCTGATCCGCAACCTCGGTGAGTTCCCCCGGGTGCTCAAAGCCGCTGCCGCGCTGCGCGAGCCGCACCGCGTGTGCCGGTACCTCGAAGACCTGGCCGGCGACTACCACCGGTTCTACGACGCCTGCCGCGTGCTGCCGCAGGGCGATGAAAGCCCAGGGCAGCTCAATTCGGCACGCCTCGCGCTGTGCGAGGCCACCCGCCAGGTGATCGCGAACGGTCTGGCCATCCTGGGCGTCACCGCTCCGGAGCGCATGTGA
- a CDS encoding ABC transporter ATP-binding protein yields the protein MATRTGNLTEEVAVVRELSRSFGGTTILDSVDLTIRKGEFVALLGRSGSGKSTLLRALAGLDHGVAGAGDLFVARDVSVVFQDSRLLPWSRVLDNVALGLSGREVRQRASAVLADVGLAGREQAWPYELSGGEQQRVALARSLVRNPALLLADEPFGALDALTRVRMHHLLKELCAKYEPGVLLVTHDVDEAVTLADRVLVLDGGTFVADRQLDFQTPDARNYRNPEFIAHREALLAALGVGEQP from the coding sequence GTGGCGACGCGCACTGGGAACCTGACCGAGGAAGTGGCCGTCGTCCGGGAATTGAGCCGATCATTCGGTGGCACAACCATTCTCGATTCGGTCGACCTCACCATCCGCAAGGGTGAATTCGTGGCCCTGCTGGGTCGCAGCGGTTCCGGTAAGAGCACGCTGCTGCGCGCGCTGGCCGGGCTGGACCACGGCGTGGCCGGGGCCGGGGATCTGTTCGTCGCCCGTGATGTGTCGGTGGTGTTCCAGGACTCCCGTCTGTTGCCGTGGTCGCGGGTGCTCGACAACGTCGCGCTCGGTCTGTCGGGCCGGGAGGTCAGACAGCGGGCCAGCGCGGTGCTTGCCGACGTCGGCCTGGCCGGACGCGAACAGGCCTGGCCCTACGAGCTGTCCGGCGGTGAGCAGCAGCGCGTGGCTCTGGCCCGGTCGCTGGTGCGAAACCCCGCGCTGCTGCTCGCCGATGAGCCTTTCGGGGCGCTCGACGCTCTGACCAGGGTCCGGATGCATCATCTGCTCAAGGAGCTGTGCGCGAAGTACGAGCCCGGGGTGCTGCTGGTGACCCATGACGTCGACGAGGCGGTGACGCTGGCTGACCGGGTGCTGGTGCTCGACGGCGGAACCTTCGTCGCGGACCGGCAGCTGGACTTCCAGACTCCTGACGCCCGTAACTACCGCAACCCGGAGTTCATCGCCCATCGTGAGGCGCTGCTCGCTGCGCTCGGAGTGGGAGAGCAGCCGTAA
- a CDS encoding acyl-CoA dehydrogenase family protein, with protein MITLSAEEQAIVSTVRDFVDKQVRPVVRELEHANTYPGDLIEAMKEMGIFGLAIPEPYGFAAVSMPCYAQVTEELARGWMSLAGAMGGHTVVAKLLLQFGTEEQKQKYLPRMATGELRATMALTEPGGGSDLQAMRTVAAKDESGYVINGSKTWISNARKAGLVALLCKTDPTASPAHKGVSVLLVEKVPGFTVSKDLPKLGYKGVESCEINFVDCHVDSDALLGGAEGQGFAQMMKGLEVGRIQVAARATGVARAAFDDALQYAQERESFGVPIWQHQSIGNMLADMGTKLYAARSLLLDAAERIDAGGRCDMEAGMAKLFASETAMEIALNAVRIHGGYGYSTEYDVERYFRDAPLMIVGEGTNEIQRGVIAKQLVKRGGLDV; from the coding sequence GTGATCACGTTGTCTGCCGAAGAACAGGCCATCGTCAGCACCGTCCGCGACTTCGTGGACAAGCAGGTCCGGCCCGTGGTCCGCGAACTCGAGCACGCCAACACCTATCCCGGAGATCTCATCGAGGCGATGAAGGAGATGGGCATCTTCGGGCTGGCGATCCCGGAACCGTATGGCTTCGCCGCTGTTTCGATGCCGTGCTACGCCCAGGTCACCGAGGAACTCGCGCGCGGCTGGATGAGCCTGGCCGGCGCGATGGGCGGACACACCGTGGTCGCCAAGCTCCTGTTGCAGTTCGGCACCGAGGAGCAGAAGCAGAAATACCTCCCCCGGATGGCCACGGGCGAGCTCCGCGCCACGATGGCCCTGACCGAACCCGGCGGCGGCTCGGACCTGCAGGCCATGCGGACCGTCGCGGCGAAGGACGAGTCCGGTTATGTGATCAACGGCTCGAAGACCTGGATCAGCAACGCCCGCAAAGCCGGCCTCGTCGCACTGTTGTGCAAGACCGATCCGACCGCCAGCCCCGCGCACAAAGGTGTCTCGGTCCTGTTGGTGGAGAAGGTCCCCGGCTTCACGGTCTCCAAGGACCTACCGAAGCTCGGCTACAAGGGTGTCGAGAGCTGCGAGATCAATTTCGTTGACTGCCATGTGGATTCGGATGCTCTGCTGGGCGGCGCCGAAGGACAGGGCTTCGCGCAGATGATGAAGGGACTTGAGGTCGGCCGAATCCAGGTCGCCGCGCGGGCCACCGGCGTGGCCCGCGCGGCCTTCGACGACGCCCTGCAGTATGCGCAGGAGCGGGAGAGCTTCGGGGTGCCCATCTGGCAGCACCAGTCCATCGGCAACATGCTGGCCGACATGGGCACCAAGCTCTATGCCGCACGCAGCCTCCTGCTCGACGCGGCGGAGCGGATCGATGCCGGCGGGCGCTGCGACATGGAGGCCGGGATGGCCAAGCTGTTCGCGTCCGAGACCGCGATGGAGATCGCGCTGAACGCCGTCCGTATCCACGGCGGCTACGGCTATTCCACCGAGTACGACGTCGAACGCTACTTCCGGGATGCACCGCTGATGATCGTCGGCGAGGGCACCAACGAGATCCAGCGGGGCGTGATCGCCAAGCAGTTGGTCAAGCGCGGCGGACTCGATGTCTGA
- a CDS encoding GntR family transcriptional regulator produces the protein MNKRPTPMRLSDVVAAHVRELIVSGQLHSGAFIRPEAVAEELGVSATPAREGLLQLQTEGFLSVEPRRGFMVTALSSDDIRDIYDAQALLGGELTARAAATITPAVVDELEGIQDALERAAAAGDFDEEERLNHEFHALIYRMSGSRKMRWLIKTTLAYAPRKFFAAVEGWPEASAQDHRAIIEHLRTKDPEKARAAMARHIRNAGTLLADHLTQDGKPT, from the coding sequence ATGAACAAGAGACCGACACCGATGCGGTTGTCCGATGTCGTCGCGGCGCACGTTCGCGAGCTCATCGTTTCGGGCCAGCTGCACTCCGGAGCGTTCATCCGCCCAGAGGCGGTTGCCGAGGAATTGGGCGTCAGCGCCACCCCGGCGCGCGAGGGCCTACTCCAACTCCAGACCGAGGGCTTCCTGTCCGTCGAGCCGCGGCGCGGCTTCATGGTGACCGCGCTGTCCAGCGACGACATCCGCGACATCTACGACGCGCAGGCGCTGTTGGGCGGCGAGCTCACCGCCCGCGCCGCTGCGACCATCACGCCGGCCGTGGTCGACGAACTCGAAGGCATTCAGGACGCGCTCGAACGGGCCGCTGCCGCCGGAGATTTCGATGAAGAGGAACGCCTCAACCATGAGTTCCACGCCCTGATCTACCGGATGAGCGGATCGCGCAAGATGCGCTGGCTGATCAAGACGACATTGGCGTACGCCCCGCGCAAGTTCTTCGCCGCGGTGGAAGGGTGGCCGGAGGCGTCGGCCCAGGATCACCGCGCCATCATCGAGCACTTGCGGACCAAAGACCCGGAGAAGGCCCGCGCTGCCATGGCGCGGCACATCCGCAATGCAGGCACGTTGCTTGCCGACCATTTGACGCAGGACGGCAAACCCACCTGA
- a CDS encoding AAA family ATPase, translating into MATGNRWQGRETVRRKVLYVVAEGAFGFKGRLNAWESGWGTAIYDEWFHVLPVPVNLTRPLDVGNLEDLIQWEGYGLVVLDTLARCMVGGEENSAKDTGVVVDAMTKLRRATPDGRGVVLGLHHAGKDAKTLRGSSAFEGGVDTVCFTARDERFVSLAREKRRDGPELDTHLFEFDPIPATGSGVLKQSHGLGETYQVENEAVATLSLIMSQHFSLTGATHTQLFDMAVESGRMARATFYRAKSDLLKAGRIINTGTDKRPFYQLSDSKG; encoded by the coding sequence GTGGCCACCGGCAACCGATGGCAGGGCCGTGAAACCGTCCGGCGAAAAGTGCTCTACGTTGTGGCTGAAGGTGCGTTCGGATTCAAGGGCCGACTCAACGCATGGGAAAGCGGCTGGGGCACAGCGATTTACGACGAATGGTTCCACGTGCTGCCGGTCCCCGTCAATCTGACCAGGCCGCTTGACGTGGGCAACCTCGAGGACCTGATCCAATGGGAGGGTTACGGCCTGGTAGTGCTTGACACGCTGGCGCGCTGCATGGTCGGCGGCGAGGAGAATTCGGCGAAAGACACGGGCGTGGTGGTCGACGCAATGACCAAGCTGAGGCGAGCCACACCGGACGGTCGAGGCGTGGTGCTGGGTCTGCATCACGCGGGCAAGGACGCCAAGACGCTACGCGGGTCCTCAGCGTTCGAGGGTGGCGTAGACACGGTGTGTTTCACAGCTCGCGATGAACGATTCGTCAGCCTCGCACGCGAAAAGCGAAGGGATGGACCAGAATTGGACACCCACCTATTCGAGTTCGACCCCATCCCGGCGACTGGGAGCGGTGTCCTCAAACAGTCTCACGGGTTAGGTGAGACTTACCAGGTCGAAAACGAGGCTGTAGCAACATTGAGTCTCATCATGTCTCAACACTTCAGTCTCACCGGAGCAACACATACGCAGCTTTTCGACATGGCTGTAGAGAGTGGACGAATGGCGCGGGCCACGTTCTACCGTGCCAAGTCTGACCTGCTGAAAGCGGGCCGAATCATCAATACTGGCACCGACAAACGACCGTTCTATCAACTGTCAGACAGCAAAGGTTAG
- a CDS encoding phage major capsid protein — protein sequence MNILELKRRQNALADRAGQLLDDYDAGKITGKAFDLEAEKLATEDRELRSARKALGYAQGFAGGHAEGEPSSTPTDDGRRLSFKNMGAAFAKQAGPDGITVKALAPSGATVVAQEFAPSPVSLGQPATGLLDVVPVKPHSTGQFSYLRQTIRTNNAAKVADHGLKPTSVFTVERIEDQLDVIAHLSEPIPRFWLKDNEELAGFITNELVYGLKTAVEAMVLDDINATSGLQTQAYATSPLVTLRKSLTKLENNGLEAGAIVLAPVDWEAVELLLTTTGATDVQGIPYDAATRRLFGVPVAVTVAAAEGTGHVLARDSVMLDTGEGVGIQWSENAGAETFARNEIVARCEGRYATSVFRPLGVVVADLTA from the coding sequence ATGAACATTCTGGAATTGAAACGGCGACAGAACGCGCTGGCCGACCGCGCTGGCCAGCTCCTCGATGACTACGACGCGGGAAAAATCACGGGCAAAGCGTTCGACCTCGAAGCGGAGAAGCTCGCCACCGAGGATCGCGAACTACGCAGTGCTCGCAAGGCACTCGGCTACGCCCAAGGATTCGCCGGTGGCCACGCCGAGGGTGAGCCATCCTCAACGCCGACCGACGACGGCAGACGGCTCAGCTTCAAGAACATGGGCGCGGCGTTCGCCAAGCAGGCAGGGCCGGACGGCATCACGGTCAAGGCCCTCGCCCCGAGCGGTGCAACCGTGGTGGCGCAAGAGTTCGCGCCGAGCCCGGTCTCTCTGGGTCAGCCAGCCACCGGCCTGCTCGACGTGGTTCCGGTAAAGCCCCACAGCACTGGGCAATTCAGCTACCTACGGCAGACAATTCGGACGAACAACGCCGCCAAAGTGGCTGACCACGGGCTCAAGCCCACCAGTGTGTTCACGGTGGAGCGCATCGAGGACCAGCTCGACGTGATCGCTCACCTGTCCGAGCCGATCCCGCGATTCTGGCTCAAGGACAACGAGGAGCTTGCAGGGTTCATCACCAACGAGCTTGTCTATGGATTGAAAACCGCCGTAGAGGCAATGGTTCTGGACGACATCAACGCCACCTCGGGGTTGCAGACTCAGGCGTATGCCACCAGTCCGCTTGTCACACTGCGTAAGTCGCTGACCAAGCTGGAAAACAACGGGCTCGAAGCGGGTGCGATTGTGCTCGCTCCGGTCGACTGGGAAGCGGTCGAACTGTTGCTCACCACCACGGGAGCGACTGACGTGCAAGGTATTCCGTACGATGCTGCCACGCGGCGATTGTTCGGGGTGCCGGTCGCGGTGACCGTGGCAGCCGCCGAGGGCACCGGCCACGTGCTGGCACGGGATTCGGTCATGCTCGATACCGGCGAGGGTGTCGGTATCCAGTGGTCGGAGAATGCCGGGGCTGAGACGTTCGCCCGCAACGAGATTGTGGCCCGCTGTGAGGGACGCTATGCGACAAGCGTTTTCCGTCCGCTCGGTGTCGTGGTCGCAGACCTGACGGCGTGA
- a CDS encoding helix-turn-helix domain-containing protein, whose amino-acid sequence MAIVPKRERERQSEHALITINEAAAFLRVHHRTIRKYIADGDLPAYHLGAKAVRLRRSDVEDLLTRVPVGWTDQR is encoded by the coding sequence ATGGCCATCGTCCCCAAGCGCGAGCGTGAGCGTCAGAGTGAACACGCCCTGATCACCATCAACGAGGCGGCTGCGTTTCTGCGCGTGCACCACAGGACAATTCGCAAGTACATCGCCGATGGCGACCTACCGGCCTACCATCTCGGGGCCAAGGCAGTTCGCTTGCGGCGCAGTGACGTTGAGGACCTACTCACTCGCGTGCCGGTCGGGTGGACGGACCAGCGATGA
- a CDS encoding ABC transporter substrate-binding protein: MRNPLTRLARGILAAGLVVGMVSACQSSGSGASGTGGLAADAPIPVAVPEGTSLVVADDANRLKTLFKLSGEQDRLSADVTYANFSSGPLRLEAIRSGNAQLGRVGDVPPILAQYSDAGVPIVGAVKYDGNGLVLATSPGSGIKSLKDLAGKKIAINEGTAQQAVVLRNLKSAGLSIKDVQPINLGLAEFADGLRAEQVNAAVLKQPDRVRYLASTKGEGSIEIPNAPGAYPGLYYVYASREALSDPARAAAIREFVIAWYRAEQWLNDNKQTWIDEYLIKDQKVSPEDAKAIAAADGKSSVPGFTDELINTQQETIDLLQQAGAFSGKQLSAKDEFDSRFAELNATSTGKQ; encoded by the coding sequence ATGCGTAATCCGTTGACCCGCTTGGCCCGGGGTATCCTGGCTGCCGGTCTCGTCGTGGGCATGGTGAGTGCCTGCCAGTCGTCCGGATCCGGTGCGTCGGGCACCGGCGGACTGGCGGCCGATGCGCCGATTCCGGTGGCGGTGCCGGAAGGCACCAGCCTGGTGGTTGCCGACGACGCCAACCGGCTCAAGACCCTGTTCAAACTCTCCGGGGAGCAGGACCGGCTCAGCGCCGACGTCACCTACGCCAACTTCAGCAGTGGACCCCTGCGTCTGGAGGCGATCCGCTCGGGCAACGCGCAACTGGGCCGGGTCGGCGATGTCCCGCCCATCCTCGCGCAGTACTCGGACGCCGGAGTGCCCATCGTCGGGGCGGTCAAATACGACGGGAACGGGCTGGTGCTGGCAACCTCACCGGGTTCGGGCATCAAGTCATTGAAAGACCTTGCCGGCAAGAAGATCGCGATCAACGAAGGGACGGCGCAGCAGGCAGTGGTGCTGCGCAACCTCAAGTCCGCCGGCCTGAGCATCAAGGACGTGCAGCCGATCAACCTCGGGTTGGCCGAGTTCGCCGACGGTCTGCGTGCCGAACAGGTCAACGCCGCGGTGCTCAAACAGCCGGACCGCGTCCGCTACCTCGCCTCGACCAAGGGGGAGGGCAGCATCGAAATCCCCAATGCCCCGGGCGCTTACCCCGGCCTGTACTACGTCTACGCCAGCCGGGAGGCGCTGTCCGACCCGGCCCGCGCCGCGGCCATCCGCGAGTTCGTCATCGCCTGGTACCGCGCCGAACAATGGCTCAACGACAACAAGCAGACCTGGATCGACGAATACCTGATCAAAGACCAGAAGGTCAGCCCGGAAGACGCCAAGGCCATCGCGGCGGCCGACGGAAAGTCCTCGGTTCCGGGATTCACCGATGAGCTGATCAACACCCAGCAGGAGACCATCGATCTGCTTCAACAGGCCGGCGCGTTCTCCGGGAAACAGTTGAGCGCCAAAGACGAATTCGATTCCCGGTTCGCCGAACTCAACGCGACGTCGACGGGTAAGCAGTGA